The genomic interval TTTGATAGCCCTTTTTAAACCAGTACATCCTTTGCGCAGAAGTGCCATGCGTAAAAGCATCGGGCATTACCTGCCCCGTTGACTGCTTCTGCAACCTGTCATCTCCAATAGCACTGGCTGCATTCAATGCTTCATCAATATCATCTGCATCCAGAATATTTTTCATCTTCTGTGTGTGATGCGCCCATATACCGGCATAAAAATCTGCCTGCAGTTCCATCATCACCGAATACTTGTTGAATTCAGTTTCGCTTAGCTGCTGGCGCAGCCGGTTCACTTTATCTGCCGTACCCATCAGGTTTTGAATATGGTGCCCCACTTCATGTGCTACTACATAGGCCATCGGGAAATCGCCGGGTGCATTCAATTTGTATTGCAAGTCCTGGTAAAAAGAAAGATCTATGTACAGTTTATTATCACCGGGGCAGTAGAACGGCCCTGATGCAGAACTTGCATTACCACAGGCAGATTCTACCACACCACGAAACAATACCAGTGTTGGTTCTGAATACTGTTGCCCTTTTTCGGTAAAAATTTTATTCCATACATCTTCTGTTTCTGCCAATACTACTTTTACAAAGGCAGCCCTTTCGTCATCGGCCTTTTGCTCTTCAGGAGTTAATTGCGACGACTGGTTTGTTTGTTCAGAAAGTTGCTGTTGAATTTGTGACGGGTCAATATTATTACCGCTTAGTAAAGTATAAAGCAGGTAAATAACAATGCCGGCCACACCACCGCCTGCGGCAATTTTTCCACCAGATAGCCCCCGGCGGTCATCTACATTGGAGCTTTCTCTTCTTCCAATCCATTTCATGATTTCCTGATTTAAAATTTTAGAGATGATAAATATTAGTGATGGCCTCCATGATGACCTCCACCATGGTGTCCGCCATAACTGTGATGCCCTACATTAATGTGCCGCCCTAAGTCAATATGCGGCGTAATGATAGGATACAGAAATGGCCTGTTGTATCCCCTTCGATACCGCCTGTAATAATTTTGATTTGCCACATTTTGGTTGGCAGATGACTGTGTGGTAAAAACATCTTTAGCACCATTGGCATAAACTATCTGCACCACATCCGATTTGTTGGCCACATAAACAGGTCCTTCAGCATTATCAGCTTTGTAATACCGGATTTCTGTTGTGCCCACTTCGGCTACTTTACCATTGATAGTTTCGCCGTTGCGCAGGGTGATTACATCCTGAGCAAACAGCATTGATGCTGACAACAGCATCACAAGAACTGCAAATAACTGTTTCATAATTTTAAGTTTTAAATGATGATTTATTTTTTCTTTGAATCCAATTCATTGCCGCCCATCTTCATACCCAGGGTATCTGTTTCTTTTCGTTCTTTGTGAGTGGAATCATGTTTTTCTGATTGTATCTCTTTTCTTTTTTCTTCGCCAGCATTGGTACAACTACTACCAACAGTTATAACTATGATAGTGATTAGGAATAATATCTTTTGCATGTTAAAATGTTTTTTTATTTGGGTGGGTACGGAAACCCTGCCGCTCAAGGTTTTCCATTTTTAAAACGGGACAAACAAAGCAGGGCTCCGACCCATGTATTTCTCTTTAATCTGTTAAAGTTTTGAATAAACATTTCTGTCATTATTTATAAGCCGGTTCATCAAATCCTCTTTCCCCTTAAATTCTCTTGGAATTAACTCAAGCCCTAACAAATGATTTATTATTTTCACAATACTTCTTTTAGTACTCGTCACCCAAAAAGTAACAGCTTCGTAAGTTTGAGCACTGTCCTGAAATATTAATGAATTATAATCGATATTATTACCGCTAATCGCATACGAAATATTCTTATCATAAATCTTTATGCCCAAAGTGTCTTTGATTAAACGCCATAGCATATTGTCAAAATATTTCAATCTGACAAGTGTTATTGATTGATGAATATTTCCAATTGTAATGCGACTCAGGAAAGTATCAGAATAAGCGTATTCGAAAGTTCCCTTTTCGTTGTTGAGTTGAACAGATTTTTCAGTGATTGATAGCTGCCCCTGAAATATTGTATCTTTATAAATAAAGTTTCCTGACCCCACAATTTCAAATCTTTTAGCATCTTTTTTCTTTTTACCAGAATTTAACAATTGAAAAAAGGAATATGAGTTACTTCTTTGAGAATATGAATCCGAAATAGTAAATAATAAAATGAACACTATGAGTAGTAAACGCAGTAACCCATAATATGATAATTCTATTTTCTTTTTATAAATTGCTTTCATATACCTAATATTTTAATAGGTCGCCTTATAATAAGGCAACCTATTACTTAAAATTTGATTAGTCATCCACAAGTGTAGCAGCTCCTGAACTTGCTCCTGCTGCTCCTGCAACAACACCTGCGACTGTGCCAACAACGGTCGGGCCTGTAGTTATCCCCCCAGCTATTCCACCTGCTACGTCAGAAATTCCAATAATAAGCCACTGCCACCATTTTCTTTTTTTGGAAGAAATACTTTCCCCGCCATTTAGCTTACTTTGGAAAGTATTATTCCAATAAAAAAGAGAGAACCGACCAACAGATGTAACTCTTAGTATTTCATCTTTTTCGCTTTGAGATAGATTTGAATCATTAGGAACATTATTCTCCAATTCAACTATTTTTGATTTTATATAACAATAATTGAAAGAATTGTCATCTGTGGTATCTTTCATTATAGAGATTAAATTTTTCAAGTAAGTTTTTACGTTTCTTGAATATCGGCTACTATCTATTGTATTATTAAAATATGTAGAGGTGTCAGATAATAAGATTTCTACAGATGATACTGAAAATAATTTGGAAGAGATATCTGACACTCGTCCACCGAAAGTATTTTTAATAAATTGATTAGAATATCCCACATAATTTGTTATTGTTTTTGGCTGACCTACTGCTTCCTGTATTACATATTCTAATGCCTGATTGTGGTAAATTCCAACAGAATCCCATATATTATCTGAATTATTCGGAACATTACAATCGGTTCCTTTCCCCACTAAATATGAACTTGTAGAAACCTGTGAGACCTCCACTTCTTTAGTTTTCAGATTTTGTTTTGTACAAGAAACCATAATAATTGCTGTAGTTACCAAGAAGATTAGGCTTTTTTTCTTTTGCATAGTTTTATATTTTAAGGTTTAAAAAAATGCTATTGAATTTTATCATCTGTATTCTCAACCTCTCAAAAGTGAAAGCGAACAAGATGTCATTACTTCAAAATTTTTATTTACTCTTCCTCTTCCACATTATTCATCTTCGACAATAAATCATAAGCTCCATTAATCACCACTTTGCTGTTCCTGTCAAAGCCTTCCGGTAAAATCACTTC from Chitinophagales bacterium carries:
- a CDS encoding neutral zinc metallopeptidase, whose product is MKWIGRRESSNVDDRRGLSGGKIAAGGGVAGIVIYLLYTLLSGNNIDPSQIQQQLSEQTNQSSQLTPEEQKADDERAAFVKVVLAETEDVWNKIFTEKGQQYSEPTLVLFRGVVESACGNASSASGPFYCPGDNKLYIDLSFYQDLQYKLNAPGDFPMAYVVAHEVGHHIQNLMGTADKVNRLRQQLSETEFNKYSVMMELQADFYAGIWAHHTQKMKNILDADDIDEALNAASAIGDDRLQKQSTGQVMPDAFTHGTSAQRMYWFKKGYQTGDIKQGDTFNAKDL